The Pseudanabaena sp. PCC 6802 genomic interval TTGGCTTCAAACAGCCTAATACCAATTCTTCAAAATTGAACTACAGATCGATCTATGTACGGGCGAACGGCCGTTCGCCCCTCCAGTAATCTGTAGGAATTGGTATAATTTGGGTGCATCTCATATTTGCAGATTAATAATCCCATCCATCCTGCCCTTCTTGAGAGGCAACGCCCCCACCCCACTACTCTTTCCGATCAGAGCGATCGCCGCTTTGTGGTCAATCCTACCGTGTGCCCCCGATACTTGTCACATGCCATGCAACAGACGACAGATATTGAGATCGCGAGCAAATTGGATGCGACTTGAGTTTGAGAGTGTCATAGAGATGGGATAGATATGTGCAACGATCGGTTTACTCGACTTCCATAGGCGAAAGCTCGATCAGAGATTCCAATGCTAGCTGCAATTCCTTCGTCAATTGACTGTTGCACTCTTTGGCAGCAGCGCGACTGGATTTGTAGGTTTCGTAGCGATCTCTGACTGATATAGGTTCGCCGATGGAGATAATAATTTTGCGATTGCCAATGTAGGGATGCCTGCCAAATGTCTCAGATTTTACCCGACTCAGCGCCCGCCAGATCAGGAGTAACGTGTCGGCAAAGCGGGTAGGACTGGGATTTTCCTTGACATAGTTACCCGTGACTGCTGTTAAACTTTCCGCAATCCGCATGTGCCATTCACTTATATGCGCTTCTTTGGCTAGTTGGTTGGCGAAACTGCGTTCCAAGGTGGAAAGAGCTTTAATCCCTTGCATATCCTTGATATCGTTGCGGAATATTCTCTCCCAAACAGATTGTTCCAGGCGGCGGCAGCGATCGACGATGCTGCCCTTTGGCGTGATATCGAAAGTAGCTTCTGAAACCGATAAAATTTGATTTAAGAGAGCCTCCAACCTCACGTTAATTGACGCGCTGTCATCTGGTAAAGATTTAGCGTACGCAGAGTAGTACTTTTTATAGCGATCGCTCGCATAGCCAATTAAATATTCGCCTAGATCGACTAATCGTTGGTAACGCTCTTGAGGTTGCAGAGGAGGTTTCGTCAAACCGCATTCCCGTTCTAATTCCATTAATAAGCGATCGATTGTCTCCCAGGGCGCTCCCAGGTACTGATATTGAATGCCCACTGGTAAAACCACCACACTTTCATGCCGTCCGGCTTTTTCGAGATCCTCAGCCGCCCAGAACGCGATTTGCGCCACGCCTGGTTCGATCGCGCTGACTAATTCGTTGTGTCCGTTGGTACCGCCCTCAGGCGCGATCGCGATGGGATATTCTCCCGTTAAGATATGCTGGCGGATGGTAGTAAAGCCCTGGCGATCGGCTTTGCCGCGATAAATGGGCAAGCCCCCCACGCGAGGATAGAGCCACTTCGCAATACCGCCTGCCCATAATGGAATACCGCGATCGTAGACAAAAAAACTATGTGTGGGCTGTTTAATCTTGACTCCCATTCGCGCCGCCGCCTTGGGAATATTCCGCGATAGGAGATGCAGCATGGCAAACTGATCGTCAATTGTGGGATGCCGAAATGCCAGAATATACTTTACTTTCCCTGCCTGAAACTGCTGAGTTAAGCGCACCAGGCGATCGATATTGCGGGTTTCGATTTTGTGAATGCCAGCTCGATAGCGCAGCCAGTAAGGTAAAAGGGATCGTACCCCCGACAGCACCCAATCGTTGATATTGGGGTGAAGGTACTCCATGCTGGGTTGAACTTGGTGCAAGGAAATAGCCATTAATCTAATCTTTACAGGGAATGTGGACATCATTGGTAAGGTGGGCAATGCGCACCCTACTTATTCAGAATGTGGGAATTAGTAAATTAAATATCTCATCCTACTCCACAGTTTTGTTGGTGTATTTGTGCCACTAGTAGCTGTGTCACAATTCATCGCGATCGAGCAGATCGGGACGGCGATCGCTGGTGCGCTGTCGTTGTTGTTGTTCGCGCCAGGCTGCTATGTGGGCGTGATTGCCCGACAGGAGTACCTCTGGCACTTCCCAACCCCGAAAATTCTGGGGACGGGTATATTGCGGGTAGTCTAGCAATCCAGACTCAAAGCTCTCTAGCTTGAGGGATTCTGTTTTGCCCACCGTGCCTGGTAGCAGCCGCACCACGCCATTAATCAGGGCGATCGCCGGAATTTCGCCGCAGGTCAGGACGAAATCGCCGAGGGAAATTTCGCGGGTGGCAAGATGCTGGCATACCCGTTCGTCCACGCCCTCATAACTACCGCAGATCAAAACTAGCTGGTCGTAGGTAGCTAATTCCTTCAACAGGTTCTGATGCAGGCGATCGCCCTGGGGTGTCAGCAAGATTACCTCGCGCCGTGCCAAAACGGGCAAAGACTCCACTGCCGCAAATAACGGCTCTGGCTTCATCAACATGCCCACACCACCTCCATAGGGTTCGTCGTCAACCCGATGGTGCTTGTCGGTGGTAAAGTCACGCGGATTGGTCAGGTGGACGGAGGCAATGTTACGGGCGATCGCCTTGCCTAGCAAACTGGTGGATAGAGGTGATGTAAAAAATTCGGGGAAGAGGGTAACAACGTCGATGCGCATTAGTTATTCTGCTGCCGTATGCTTTCTAGCTCTGCTCTGAGGTCAGCGATCTGCTGCGTCAGTTCCTTGAGATCTTCTGGTACGGATTTTTCCCCTACGGTAGAAGCCGTGGTATTCACAGTCACGTTAGTAAAATTATTCGCATCAGTCTCTGATGTGCTGGAGTAATTAGACGTTTGTTGGTCCTTATTAATCTGGCGCGATATCAGCGTATCGACAAAGTTACGGGCTTCTGCTTCTGTAACTGCGCCTTTTTCTGCTAATTCCTGCGTAAGGCTATCGATGTCCTGACGGAGAGAATTGAGATTCTGCTCGCGCTTGGCAGGATCCTGGAGCATCTCTAGCAAACTTGCGGTTGCACCCAGGGTGACATAAAACCCTTTTTGTAATATCTGAGTCAGATCGGTAGCGTTCATAGAATGACTGGCATGATTATAGTTTTTTCTTGCTCCTCAATCTTAACCGACCCTCAACGATCGTTGCAGGGATAAGCACAAATTTGGATCGAGTTCTACCTCAATCTTCGGTTGAATTTTCGGATTCGAAGAGGGCAAAATCAGTGACAAGACAAGTTGCTTCCCCACTTGCATCATAGCCCCAATAAGATGCATATCCACCATCTCCCCAACCTGATGAAAATAAAATTATATTTGCAGAAGTCTCTTCATCGACTTGAACATCTGCCCAACTTGCTATACCAGAATAAAGACCAAATTGGTTTTCTTCCATCTGTTCAATCGCTTTGTCACAAAACTCACGCTCAAATCTTTCTGATGCTGCTAAAGTTAGGTTCCATGCTTGCTCTGAGCTAATTTCACTTGCTGCTGCATAAGCAAGGGGATCGGGGTGTGCCAAAGTACAAAGAGATTGCATGGCATCAAAATCCATGAAGCACCCCGTACCAGAATCAACACCATATCCATACATCTCTCCTTCGTCGTGTAGGGGATACTGGTCGTTAACAACAGCTATTTCCCATTTTTCAGTGGGTTGTTCGCTAATGCGAAGCATAGCACAAGCGAAACGAGTGGTTCCAAATGGTTGAAAGTCTGCAACACTAACAAATACTGGATATCGTCCTGGAGGTATAGATCTAGTGAAGTAGTAACGAGAGTCTGGTGTCATCAAAGGATCGCAGGCAATTATTCTGCCTGATGTAAGAATTAGCTCTCCAATTCGGTGAACTGAGGTTCTTACAGTTTGCATACCTTTATATGAAATGTTGTATTGAAAGGAGTTCCCACTTTCTTGTAGAACTGACTTTAAGTCTGTTATAGGATTCATATTAATATATAGTCTCTAGGGTTTGCAGTGCCCACGTCTTCCACTTTCATCGTCAAGCGATCTATGCAAGAATCGAGCGATCGCCATGCTTTCAAAAATAATGGAAAGCGATCGCTTTTTCGAGAAACTGCTAGAGCGATCGCTCTGGTACGGAATATGTAGATTAATTACAAAGCGATCGCCTCAGGTCACTCAATTTTGACGCAACCAACTTGATAGATCGTCAAGAGTTGTAAAGTCTAGCAAAGCCTCGCCCAACTCTTCCAGTTGAGCCGTTGACAATTGTTGAATTGTTTTTGCCAGTTGAGTAGGAATATTGCCAAACTTACGCTTGAGTTGCTTTACCACAAGGGTGAATTCTCCTTGTTGTAGACCTCGTTGTAAGCCCCGTTGCTCGCCCCGTTGCTCGCCTTCTTGCAAAATATTCTGGTAGATTACAGACTCGCGCATCGCTTCACTCCGTAAAATCTGACGAATAGAAATTGTATCCAGAACCAACCCCGCCAACACTGCCGAAGCGGCCATTACATCCTGCCGAATGTTTGCTTCGCTAATCTGCTCAGCTTGGTTAGCAACCTGTCGCAATACCTCCAACCGTTTCCGACCATTAGCTAGTATAGCAAACGGCAATAGCCCCGGTGCTTGTAAAAACGCATCCACAGGCTGCTCCCACAACCTGATAACCTCAAACTCATGCCATAAACCAGAGATCTCAAACTTCGTTTCACGTACCAAAGGCGATCTTGTTGGACGCAAATAAATGACCACTTGTCGCACAACTTTAGTAGGAAAGCGGTTATAGATTCTGAGGCGATAGTTTGCCATGCAAGCCGGGATTGTGGAATCGGGCTTAACCTGAAATTCGCCATGCAGTAGTAGTTCAGGAGAGTCTAACAGAATCAGAGAATCAGCACGGATTGGTTCGACATTGAGTTCGGTGGGACTGAGTTGGGTAAAAGCAATGGGACGACCGACCAACCAGGAAGCGAGGTCCGCGGAGAAATTTTCCGCCAGGAATTTGCAGACATTGTCGTACATGGGTAGTCACTAGAGGAGCGATTGCGATTCAAAACCGAATTCCCATCACCTTAAAATCCCATGATTTTGGCTACCGTACTAATTTCCGGCGTTACGCCTTGATGAAACTTGGCTTTGGCACTCTTGACGGCGGTGTCGGGATCTTTCAAACCATTACCGGTGAGGACGCAAACTACGGTGGCACCATTCGGAATGCGATCGCTCACCTTAAGCAACCCAGCCACTGATGCCGCACTGGCGGGTTCGCAGAAAACGCCTTCCTCGGAAGCAAGCAGGCTGTAGGCTGCGATAATCTCGTCATCGGTGACGCTGTTGAATTCTCCACCGCTTTCTGCTTTTACATTCAAAGCCTTTTCCCAATTCGCGGGATTGCCAATCCGAATTGCCGAGGCAACCGTCTCGGGGTGTTCTACTTTAATCCCCGTGACTAGAGGTGCCGCACCCGCTGCCTGGAAGCCCATCATGCGCGGTAGTTTGGTTGCCTTGCCAATGTTGTAATACTGGTTAAATCCCATCCAGTAGGCGGTGATATTACCAGCGTTCCCCGTGGGAATGCACAGCCAATCCGGCGCTTCGCCCAAAGCTTCGACAATTTCAAATGCCGCTGTTTTCTGTCCTTCCAGGCGATAGGGATTCACGGAATTCACCAGGGTAATCGGGTAGTTATCCGCCATCTGACGTACGATTTCAAGGGCGCGATCGAAGTTACCGTCGATCGCAATCACCTCGGCACCGTACATCAAAGCCTGCGCCAGCTTGCCCTTGGCGATATTGCCATCGGGTATCAACACGAACGCTTTCATCCCTCCCCGCTTGGCATAGGCTGCCGCTGATGCGGATGTATTTCCGGTACTGGCACAAATTACTGCTTCTGCGCCAGCCTCCTTCGCCTTCGAGATCGCCATCGTCATGCCCCGATCTTTAAAGCTGCCTGTGGGGTTCAAGCCGTCGTATTTAACCAGAACTTTGATGTCGCGACCGAGGCGATCGCTAAGCGCAAATGCCGGAATTAGTGGGGTATTGCCCTCATGCAGCGTGATAATTGGCGTACGATCGGACACGGGCAAGTAGTCGGCATACTGGCAAATCAGACCTGGCCAACCGTAGGGAAATGTACAAGCAGGATAGCGATCGAGACTAGTTGAGAGCACGCTGATAGGTTTAATTACTGAGTTATTGGACAATTAATAAAGGTTATATTATTTTGCTTTGCTTTTTTGCCTTTAGCTTGCTAGAGAATAATAGTCGCCTTTCCTTAATTATCCCCCATGCTTGCGCCTGATTTCAAAACTGAGCTAGTCAATGCCGCACCAATTTTGCGCCAACTCATCCAAAGCTTTACCAAGCATCGCATTCTGGTCGTGGGGGACTTAACCCTAGATGAATTTTTAACTGGGCAGGTGGAGCGCATTTCTCGCGAAGCCCCAGTACCGATTATTCGTCATGAAGGTACAAAGCAAGTTCCAGGGGGAGCTGCCAATGCCATTTACAATCTTGCCAAGTTGGGAGCCAGCGCGATCGCGGTTGGCATTGTGGGCGATGACATGCAGGGTGAAGCGTTAAGGCAGATTTTTGCGGAGGCAAACATCGACACGGCAGGCTTCATCGTCGATCCGAGCCGCCCTACGGTAACTAAAACTCGCATTTCCGCCCATGCCAGACAATCCGTGACGCAGCAAATCGTGCGGGTCGATCGCAAGTCAGATGCCTTACCTAACGAGGCAGTCCAGGCCCAGCTTGCCGATTTTATCGAGGCAAATTTGGATCGGGTGGACGCGGTGGTATGTTCCGACTACGGCGAAGGCGTAATGATGCCCAGCGCGATCGCGACAGCATTAAAACATTCCTTAACTATTGTGGATGCCCAAAAAGATTTACACCGCTACCAGGGTGCCACCATATTTACCCCCAACCTGCCAGAAGCCGAACTGGCTTTGGGTTATCAAATTGGCGATCGCTTCGACAAAGCCGCACGGGATTTACTCGCTCTGACGAATGCCAAGCAGATTTTAATCACTCGCGGCGAAGATGGCATGAGCCTGTTCGGGCAGGATGGCACGGCAGCAAACATTCCCGCCTTTAACCGCACTGAAGTGTTTGACGTGACAGGGGCAGGAGATACGGTCGTTGCCGCCCTAACTCTAGCTTTAGCTGAGGGTGCAACCTACTGGCAGGCAGCCGTGCTTGGCAATCTGGCTGCTAGCATAGTGGTAAGGCAGTTTGGCACCACCACAACTACCGCAATGGAAATGCTGACAGCCCTGGAGCATCTGATATCGGAATTCTAAACGTTATACTTGAAGGGGCGCAGGGGCACAGCCCCTGCCTGAGTTCTATTCCCCTCTCCCTGAGGGTGAAAATATCCTATGGATCGCGGGTTAAATAAGCTGTAATTTTCGTAGGGTGCGTTACGCCGCGCTAACGCACCGTGTTCGAAGCTTTTGGTGCGTTACGGCTTCGCCTAACACACCCTACTTTATTTAATTCGCATTCCTAAGGGTTGCAGGGGCGCAGCCCCTGCCTGAGTTCTATTCCCCTCTCCCTGAGGGTGAAAATATCCTAAGGGTCGCAGGGGCGCAGCCCCCGCCCTGGTTCTATTCCCCTCTCCCTCAGGGAGAGGGGTTAGGGGTGAGGACATTAAGATTAAGTCATTACAAATTTCTCAATATGGAATGGAAGCAAGTCGAACAAAATTGGGTATTAACACCATCACAGCCTAAAGGGGTAGTGCATTTTTTAGGTGGCGCATTTTTTGCTGCCGCACCGCAAATTAGCTACAGCAGGCTACTCGAAAAACTTGCCAGCCACGGCTACGTCATCGTAGCGACTCCATTTATCAATACATTCGACCACCGACAGATTGCAGTTGACGTGCATCGCTCGTTCCAACAAGCACGCAGCAAACTATTCCTGGATTACTTTCCCATCTTCGGCCTCGGCCATAGCATGGGCTGTAAACTGCATTTACTGATTAATTCCCTATTTCAGTCAGACCGCAGCGGCAACATCTTTATCGCTTACAACAACTACAGTGCCGATCGCTCCATTCCATTCTTCAAGGAACTTGCCAGTACGATTCCAGAGATGTCCACCATGGAATTTGAACCCTCACCTCAAGCAACTTTAGAAATTATCGAGAGGGGCTATCAAATACCCCACAATCTTCTTATCCGCTTCTTCAACGATGACATCGACGAAATTCCCGCTTTATCAAAATTACTGACGCGCAAATTCCCTAGCTCCGTCAAAACTCAGACACTGCCAGGCACGCACCTGACATCTATGGGAGTGGATTTTAACTGGCAAACGGGATCGAGCTTTACCCCGATCGACGCGATCGCCCAGTGGCTCAAACAAGGCATCCATCGCGATAATCATACCTTAGAGCAAGTATTGCTGCGTTGGTTATCTCAGCATGAAGGCGCGATCGTCTGAAAATTCAACCATGAGGTGCAATTATGCAAACAATCTCTGCGGCAAATCTTGACATCACCGATCTGATACAGTCATTCAGCTTAGAACGCTGTTTCGATCGTGAGTTTTTTTCGGAGTGGCAGGAGGATCTCCCCGAGCTATCCGAGACAGAACAGCAAGTACTGGATGAGGTGCGTGCGGACTACGAAAACCTTTCTGCCTATGGGCTGCTCGAACCTCTGGTAAAGATGGTGGTGCTATCGCCATTATTGAAACTAGCGGGTTTCTACCGTCTGCCGTTTCGGGTCGTAGCAGAACAGGAAATGGAGATTCGATCTGATGAGGACGGTATTCAGATTACTGGCAAGATCGATATTCTGGTATTCGTGCCCGAACTATGGGTTACAGTAATTGAGGCAAAACGCACTAGCTATTCGGTCATTAGGGGAATCCCGCAACTGTTGGCATATAGCGGTTTTCACTTGAGAACGGGTTTTATTTTTGGGGTGAAGGGGTGGAACCCCTTCTTGGGGGCAACGCCCCCAAACCCCCTACTCTTTCTGATCTGAAAACCGCTATATCTAGCCAGCCCTAATGTAAGGGTGCCCGCCTACGGATTCATTACCACGGGTTACGAATTTCTATTTCTAAAACTCGAGCGTACTGAGAACGATCCGGAGAAATTTGTTTACGGGCAATCCTATTCTTTAATTATCGATCGCGAAGACGATCTATACCGAGTTGTCAGGATTTTGAAGAAGTTGCGAGATTTGGCGATCGCGCACAGTGCGAAGTAATCTGGTGAGTTCGCTAACCTGAGGCTATGTCGCAATTAACCCCCGCTAGCAATGGTGCGCTTATTGGGGCGGGTGGCAGGAGTAGGGAGCATAGTTTGAAAAGCGGCATCGCGATCGCCCAGACTCTCGTAGAAAAAGAAAGAAAATCCGTGGAACTTGCGATCGCGGGTAGCTTTGACTTGACTGGCAATTTGTTTGATATCGACATTGCGAACGCGCAATCCCGTGAGGATGCCGATGCCCACTGGCATTTTGCGGCGTACTTCCTTCAGATCGGGTTGGTCGATTTCGCGGAGGAAATCTTTGAGCTGGTAGCGGTAGACCTGCACGACGATTTCATTGACGAAGCCCAACCTCACCCACTGCGACCAATTTTGCAAGTAATTCGTATAAGCAAAGTCCTTGGAGTTGGGGGAAAGAGAAATGAGACAGTTGGGCTTGTTGGTTTTGACGGCGGCGAAGATCTCAATGAGCAAATTTGTAATTAAGCGAGTGCGCCAGCGCGTCCATTCTGGATCTTTAGGGTTGTTGGGAGGGCGCTTGCCATTATGTTGTTGTTGATAAAGAGCGACAGTGTAGTCATCATAGCCAAACTCTACTGGTACGCCAAAATGATCGTCAAATTGAATGCCATCAACGTTATATTTGGTAACCACCTCAGTGGCGAAGTTAACCAACATCTTTCGCACCTCTGGGCGGGCAGGATTGAGATAAACTAAACGATGCTGCTGCTTATCGCCCTGAACGATTACGGTGGAACCATCTCGACGGTGCGTCAGCCAGTCTGGATGCTGGCGGACTAGATCCGTTCCCTCATCTGCCATCAGACCGTACTCAAACCAGGGGATCACGCTTAGTCCTTTGGCATGACCGATTTCCACTGCCTCCGCGAGCATATCTCGTCCCTGGAACTGAGGAATTGGCTCCACGGCCTTGCCATACACGCGCTCTGCTGTAGGACTGGGATAAAGCGTATATCCACCATTCCAGATCGTGGGATAGATAGTGTTGAAGTTCAAACGTTGCAATCTTTGCACTGCTTGCTCAAGTTTGGCACGAGAGAAGAGAACGTCGCTATCTACGTTTGTGAGCCATACGCCGCGCAATTCGGTTAAGGGTGGCGCTGTTTGTGAAGTGGATTGAGGTGCGGATGGGTTGACAGATTGAGCGACAGCGAAAAAGGGGACGTTAGCGGCCAGGGCGATCGCTAGACCTAGAAAAATTAATAAAAGCGATCGCACCTGTTTCTGCCAAGTTATTTCACGCGCTTTACGCATATCACACTCCTCAAATTACATATCTATATCCTTTGCCATACCCTTTGTCCAGGATCGACCGATCGCTCCCATTTGGTAAGATTATCCACCAGCCTTTGTGAGTAAGATACTGCGCTTATCAGGTCGCGTAGCCATAGCTGGAAGCATGGTCTGAAAAGCATTGTCGCGATTGCCTAAAGTTTCGTAAAAGAAAAAGGAAAAGCCATGAAAGTTGCGATCGCGCGTGGCTCTAACTTGCCGTTCGATTTGTCCGATGCCGACTTTCTTGACGCGCAACCCGGTGAGAATACCGATTCCGACAGGAATCCTACGGCGCACCCGACGTAGTTCCGGTCGATCTAATTCTTCTAAAAATGTATCTAACCCATCGCGATATACCTGTACTAGCAACTCATCAACAAATCCTAATCCTACCCATCGATACCAGTCCTGAGCATAGTTCTCATATGAAAACTTCATGGGATTGGGCGAGAGGGAGATTATACAATTCGGCTTTGAAGTTTTGACGGCGGAGTATATTCTCACCATCAAATCCGTAATGAAGCGAGAGCGCCAATGCACCCATTCCGGATCGTTAATATCGTCTGGTGGTGGGTTGCCGTTGTGTTGTTTCTTGTAGAGGTTAACCGTATAGTCGTCATAGCCTAACTCGACGGGCATACCAAAGTGATCGTCTATTTGAATGCCATCAACCTTATATTTAGAGACAACTTCAGCAATCATGTCAACCAAAAGATTCTGTACTTCCGGGCGCAGGGGGTTGAGCCAGACAAAGTGATGTTGCTTGCGATCGCCGTAGATAAATACCTTCGAACCATCCTTGCGCGCAGTCAGCCATTCGGGATGCTTGCGAGTTAGTTCGGAGCGTTCCTCCGACATCAAACCGAATTCAAACCAGGGAATTACGGTTAAATTACGGGCGTGTCCCAACTCGATCGCTTCCGCTAACATGTCGCGGTTTTGCAGTTCTGGGATCGGACTAATTGATTCTCCAAATGCTTGTTTTGTCACCATGCTAGGGTAAAGTGTAGAACCCTCATGCCACACTGTGGGATAAATGGTGTTGAAGTTGAGACGTTGCAGTCTTTGAATTGCCGCATCGAGTTTTTGGCGCGAGAAGAGGACATCGCTATCGACATTAGTCAGCCATACACCTCGCAATTCTGATGTGGGTAACCCGGACTGAGCTGCGGCCAAAAACGGAAAATTTGTCGCCAGGGCGATCGCCAAACCCAGGAACATTAATAAGAGCGATCGCCCTCTTCGCCGCCATCTTGCTATGTTTTTTGTTTTCAAAGCCTGCCAGCCCGCTAAACTCTGCCCGTGCATATATCTATACTTTACGTTGCCAAGTATCCGAGATAGCAATTTACCCTGAAGGGTTCCCATATGCAAGATCGATCTGTTAGCCTCATCTACGAGTGCGGTTAAGTGCAACGGCACGTGCAGTATAAGCAAACGGTTATTCCCCTATGAGAACAGTATTAATCACTGGTGCCTCTACAGGTATTGGTAAAGCCACCGCTATCTTGTTTCAGCAACGCGGCTGGAATGTGGTAGCGACTATGCGATCGCCCCAAAAGGCAGCGGATCTGGCTAACCTGGAACGCATAACCTGCTTGCCCCTTGACGTAACCGATCCAGACTCTATCCGCAGCGCGATCGCCACTAGCTTAGAAAAATTCACGACCATCGATGTAATAGTCAATAACGCTGGCTACGGTTTAGTGGGGGCGTTTGAGACTTCCACACGCGAGCAAATTCAACGACAGTTTGACACGAATGTATTTGGCTTGATGGAAGTAACTCGTGCCATTTTGCCGCATTTTCGCGCTCGAAAGCAGGGTGTAATTGTGAATATCACGTCAATGGGCGGTCGCCTCACATTCCCGCTCTACAGCCTCTACCACGGCACAAAGTGGGCAGTGGAGGGGTTTTCAGAAGCTTTGCAGTTCGAGCTGCGCCCCTTTAATATTCGCGTCAAAATTGTAGAGCCAGGGCCAATCAAAACTGAT includes:
- the trmD gene encoding tRNA (guanosine(37)-N1)-methyltransferase TrmD, which translates into the protein MRIDVVTLFPEFFTSPLSTSLLGKAIARNIASVHLTNPRDFTTDKHHRVDDEPYGGGVGMLMKPEPLFAAVESLPVLARREVILLTPQGDRLHQNLLKELATYDQLVLICGSYEGVDERVCQHLATREISLGDFVLTCGEIPAIALINGVVRLLPGTVGKTESLKLESFESGLLDYPQYTRPQNFRGWEVPEVLLSGNHAHIAAWREQQQRQRTSDRRPDLLDRDEL
- a CDS encoding DUF4241 domain-containing protein; the encoded protein is MNPITDLKSVLQESGNSFQYNISYKGMQTVRTSVHRIGELILTSGRIIACDPLMTPDSRYYFTRSIPPGRYPVFVSVADFQPFGTTRFACAMLRISEQPTEKWEIAVVNDQYPLHDEGEMYGYGVDSGTGCFMDFDAMQSLCTLAHPDPLAYAAASEISSEQAWNLTLAASERFEREFCDKAIEQMEENQFGLYSGIASWADVQVDEETSANIILFSSGWGDGGYASYWGYDASGEATCLVTDFALFESENSTED
- a CDS encoding DUF4351 domain-containing protein: MYDNVCKFLAENFSADLASWLVGRPIAFTQLSPTELNVEPIRADSLILLDSPELLLHGEFQVKPDSTIPACMANYRLRIYNRFPTKVVRQVVIYLRPTRSPLVRETKFEISGLWHEFEVIRLWEQPVDAFLQAPGLLPFAILANGRKRLEVLRQVANQAEQISEANIRQDVMAASAVLAGLVLDTISIRQILRSEAMRESVIYQNILQEGEQRGEQRGLQRGLQQGEFTLVVKQLKRKFGNIPTQLAKTIQQLSTAQLEELGEALLDFTTLDDLSSWLRQN
- the thrC gene encoding threonine synthase; amino-acid sequence: MLSTSLDRYPACTFPYGWPGLICQYADYLPVSDRTPIITLHEGNTPLIPAFALSDRLGRDIKVLVKYDGLNPTGSFKDRGMTMAISKAKEAGAEAVICASTGNTSASAAAYAKRGGMKAFVLIPDGNIAKGKLAQALMYGAEVIAIDGNFDRALEIVRQMADNYPITLVNSVNPYRLEGQKTAAFEIVEALGEAPDWLCIPTGNAGNITAYWMGFNQYYNIGKATKLPRMMGFQAAGAAPLVTGIKVEHPETVASAIRIGNPANWEKALNVKAESGGEFNSVTDDEIIAAYSLLASEEGVFCEPASAASVAGLLKVSDRIPNGATVVCVLTGNGLKDPDTAVKSAKAKFHQGVTPEISTVAKIMGF
- the rfaE1 gene encoding D-glycero-beta-D-manno-heptose-7-phosphate kinase produces the protein MLAPDFKTELVNAAPILRQLIQSFTKHRILVVGDLTLDEFLTGQVERISREAPVPIIRHEGTKQVPGGAANAIYNLAKLGASAIAVGIVGDDMQGEALRQIFAEANIDTAGFIVDPSRPTVTKTRISAHARQSVTQQIVRVDRKSDALPNEAVQAQLADFIEANLDRVDAVVCSDYGEGVMMPSAIATALKHSLTIVDAQKDLHRYQGATIFTPNLPEAELALGYQIGDRFDKAARDLLALTNAKQILITRGEDGMSLFGQDGTAANIPAFNRTEVFDVTGAGDTVVAALTLALAEGATYWQAAVLGNLAASIVVRQFGTTTTTAMEMLTALEHLISEF
- a CDS encoding DUF1350 family protein, encoding MEWKQVEQNWVLTPSQPKGVVHFLGGAFFAAAPQISYSRLLEKLASHGYVIVATPFINTFDHRQIAVDVHRSFQQARSKLFLDYFPIFGLGHSMGCKLHLLINSLFQSDRSGNIFIAYNNYSADRSIPFFKELASTIPEMSTMEFEPSPQATLEIIERGYQIPHNLLIRFFNDDIDEIPALSKLLTRKFPSSVKTQTLPGTHLTSMGVDFNWQTGSSFTPIDAIAQWLKQGIHRDNHTLEQVLLRWLSQHEGAIV
- a CDS encoding glycoside hydrolase family 10 protein; this translates as MRKAREITWQKQVRSLLLIFLGLAIALAANVPFFAVAQSVNPSAPQSTSQTAPPLTELRGVWLTNVDSDVLFSRAKLEQAVQRLQRLNFNTIYPTIWNGGYTLYPSPTAERVYGKAVEPIPQFQGRDMLAEAVEIGHAKGLSVIPWFEYGLMADEGTDLVRQHPDWLTHRRDGSTVIVQGDKQQHRLVYLNPARPEVRKMLVNFATEVVTKYNVDGIQFDDHFGVPVEFGYDDYTVALYQQQHNGKRPPNNPKDPEWTRWRTRLITNLLIEIFAAVKTNKPNCLISLSPNSKDFAYTNYLQNWSQWVRLGFVNEIVVQVYRYQLKDFLREIDQPDLKEVRRKMPVGIGILTGLRVRNVDIKQIASQVKATRDRKFHGFSFFFYESLGDRDAAFQTMLPTPATRPNKRTIASGG
- a CDS encoding glycoside hydrolase family 10 protein, with the protein product MGTLQGKLLSRILGNVKYRYMHGQSLAGWQALKTKNIARWRRRGRSLLLMFLGLAIALATNFPFLAAAQSGLPTSELRGVWLTNVDSDVLFSRQKLDAAIQRLQRLNFNTIYPTVWHEGSTLYPSMVTKQAFGESISPIPELQNRDMLAEAIELGHARNLTVIPWFEFGLMSEERSELTRKHPEWLTARKDGSKVFIYGDRKQHHFVWLNPLRPEVQNLLVDMIAEVVSKYKVDGIQIDDHFGMPVELGYDDYTVNLYKKQHNGNPPPDDINDPEWVHWRSRFITDLMVRIYSAVKTSKPNCIISLSPNPMKFSYENYAQDWYRWVGLGFVDELLVQVYRDGLDTFLEELDRPELRRVRRRIPVGIGILTGLRVKKVGIGQIERQVRATRDRNFHGFSFFFYETLGNRDNAFQTMLPAMATRPDKRSILLTKAGG
- a CDS encoding SDR family oxidoreductase; translation: MRTVLITGASTGIGKATAILFQQRGWNVVATMRSPQKAADLANLERITCLPLDVTDPDSIRSAIATSLEKFTTIDVIVNNAGYGLVGAFETSTREQIQRQFDTNVFGLMEVTRAILPHFRARKQGVIVNITSMGGRLTFPLYSLYHGTKWAVEGFSEALQFELRPFNIRVKIVEPGPIKTDFYDRSADVTANPEIPDYDRFIAKVLPKTNQAGVDGAPPEAVAEVIYKASTDRSWKLRYPAGGIGSLLLLRKFLPEGWFTALVNRLLVD